The Sphingosinicella flava genome includes the window AAATTGCCGAATGCGATGGACAGGCTGTCCGCCGCCACGTCGGGCATGTCTTCGGCCTCCGCGACCGGATAGCCAAGCAAGGTGTCCGGCTGCCCCGCCACGAGGCCCGGCTGCCACAGGAACGCGCCGTCGCTCGTCTTGAACTTCCGGATCCGCGCCGCCGTCGCACTATTCATCACGAACACCGCGCCCTGCCGGTAAGGCGAGCGCAGCGCCTGGACGAGGTCGATCAGCTTGTCCTGCGGGTTGGACGCCGCGAAACCGCCCGCGACGCCGGTCGTGATGAACTGAAGCGTCCCGAACGGCCGCACGCCATCGGCCTGCGCGCTGTTCGGCGAAGCCAGGAAGCCGCGCGGACGGTTGGTCCCGTTCCCCGCCACGAACGCCGCGCCCTCGGCCCGCGCAAATTCCGTTGCGATCTCGCTCGCCAGCCACGCCTCGACATCGAACGCCGCGTCGTCGAGCATCGCCTGAGAGGCCGCCGGGTTGGCGTAAAGCTCCCCGAACGGCGGCGCCACTTCGGCGAAATCCGGCGTGTTCGTTTCCGGCCGCCCCGCCGTGCCCGACACCCAGCCCGATGGCGTGCCTCCAGTCGTCACCAGCTTGCGATATCCCGCCGATCCCACCTTCACGACATTGGCGATGGCGCGGATCGGGGAAATCGCCGTCAGCGTCTTCTCGATGGCCGCGTCGATCTCCTCCGGCACCGCATAGCCGCCCGCTGCGTCCGTGGCGCCCGACACCGCTTTCACCTCCAGCCCCGTCTCCACGCCCTTGCGCACATAACCGTCAAATGCGGCGCTCTTGACGCCCGATAGCGGAGCCCGCGCCCCCGCCACCGCCGCCGCGTCGACCCGTCCCCTCAACGCCGCGACTTCCTCGCGAAGCGCCGCGACATCCTCGTCCTGCCGCTCGATCGCGTCGAACGACGCCTCCAACGGATCCGCTTTCACTTCCAACATTCGCTCTTCTCCTCACGCATGATCAAAAGCCCCTCCCTTCGATGGGGGGAGAGGTTGGGGAGGGGTGATGTCCCCACCCACACAGATTTTCAGAATAGGAAGCCCTCAGCCTTCCACCGCATGCACCCGCGCCTTGGGCTGCATCGGAAAGGTCACCAGGCTCACCTCGACCAGATCGAGATCGGTAAGCTCCCTCGGCTCGGCCCCCGAAGCCGCCCGCACCCGATACCCAAAGGACAGCCCCCGCACCGCGCCCGCGCCCAGCAAGCGCGCCGCCTCGCCATCCGCCACGCGCCCGATCACCCGCAGCCCGCGCCCGTCTTCGGCCAAAAGCTCGATCCGCCCGATCGGCCGCCCCGCCTGATGCTGCCACAGCAAGGGCACTTCGCCCCCGCGCTTCAGCGCCCGCGCAAAGGCGCCCGCCCGCACCACGTCCCCGCCCCGGTCCACCCGGTCGAACACGGCGGCATAGCCCGCAAATCTAAGCCCCTCTCCCCTTTGCGGGAGAGGGGTTGGGGAGAGGGGCCTCATGGCAGCAGATCCTTGACCCCCATCTTCACCGCCATGCCGAGCACCAGCAGCATCAGCCCGATCCGCACCGCCCAGCCGACGAATGCCGCCCGCGCCGACTTCTTGGCGTCACGCCAGGCCTGCAAAAGCTCGCGCAACTCATCCATGTCCCGCCGCGCCCCCGGCTCATTGAGGCCGATCGCGCCCAGCGCCCGCTCCGCCCCCGCCTGGCTCGCTTCCTCAACCAGAGCGCGGAGCGTCACCAGCTCCACCCCCTTCGCCTCCGCCTGAGCCATCAGGCGGGCCAGCATCGATGCGCTTCCACTTTCCATTATCGTAATCCCGTCTGTTCCTTCTCCCGGTGGGAGAAGGATACGAAGCCTTGCGGCTCTGCCGCCTAGGCGAAGTTGGATGAGGGTGACCGAGAGCCGCTCGCCCTCACCCCTGCCCCTCTCCCGCTGGGAGAGGGGAGAAGCCCAGCATCTCCCGTTTCTCGTCCCGTGTCAGGAAATCCGCGCCGCTCACTTGCGCCCAGAGCCGCTCCCGGTCCTCCGCCAGCGCCGTCACCAGATCGAGATCGACGTCCAGCTTCACCCCCGGCCACCAGGCTGAAAGCCCCGCCGAAATCCCGCCCAAAATCTTGTCCAGCATCGGCAGCAAGGTAAGCCTCCAAAGCGCCCGGTTCGCTTCCCGGTAATTGGCGTAGGTCGCGTCCCCCGGCAGGCCCAGCAGCATCGGCGGCACCCCAAAGGCCAGCGCGATCTCCCGCGCCGCCGCCGCCTTCAGCCCCACGAAATCCATATCGGCTGGGGTCAGGCTCATCGCCTGCCACTTGAGGCCGCCCTCCAGCAGCATCGGCCGCCCGGCATTGCCCGCGCCCTGGAACGCTGCCTCCATCTCCTCTCTCAGCCGCCGATATTGATCGCCGGACAGCGCTGCCCCGTCTCCCGGCGCATAGACGAGCGCGCCGGAAGGCCGCGCCGCATTGTCGAGCAGGGCCTTGTTCCACCGCGTCGCCGCATTGTGGATCGCCACCGCTCCCGCCGCAGCGCCGAGGCATCCCAACCCATAATGATCGTCGAGCGGATGCACCGCCTTCAGGTGCAGGATCGAAGGCCGCCCCAACCCGTCTCGCGCCGCGAACCGCGTCCGCGCCGCGCCAGCCTTGTAGAGGTAAGCAACAGGCCACCCGCCCGCATCCGTCTCCACGCTCACCCGCTCGGGCCGCAACGCGAATAATTCCGCCGGCTCGCCGCCCGCATCCTGGATCACCTGAATGAAGGCATTGCCATGCAGCAGCAAATGCGCCGCCACCGTCTCCAGCAATGCCCCCGTCTTGGTCAGGGCCGTTGCCCGTCCCGAACCTGCCGCCTGGCCGCTCTCCGCTTCGAAGATCGGGGCCCCGCTCACCCCCTCGGCCACCAACCGCAAGGCGCGTTGCGCCACCGGATTGGCGAGCACCGCCTCCCGCACCTGTCCTTCATAGGAGCGCGGCCAACCCGCCTCGCTCCGGTCCTGCCACGCGCCCAACAAAAAAGGCCGCCCGGCATCCCGGACGGCCTTGCGACCCCACCATTTCATATCTGTCTCCGTTCTACGGTGTCTTCACCGCTCCCGTCCCTGGCGGAAAGCCGGCACTGGCATCAATTTTCCGCTTTCGCCGCGCTGCCCGCGCCTGGCATCTCATCCACGCATCGGCGCAGCATGCTCACGGCCTCGCCGCTATTCTTGACGTCCAGCCTTTTGACATAGTCCAGCGCCGGCAAGACATAGGTCAGGCTGTCCGCCGTCATCAGCTGTTCCACGAAAAAGGCGTTGATAGGGGCAATGAACCCGCTCGTCCCCTCGCTTGTGAAATAGACGATCTGGCTGGGATGGAATGTCCGTCCCTCGTCCAGCGACAATTCGGCGCCGCCGCTGCCGGTTGCCGGCGACCGCAATCCCCTGTCGGCAACGGTCAGAAGCGGGCTCTCATTCTTGAAAAAGTCGATCCGCAGCCGCGCATCGTCCCCGAAAAAGGCGTCCATTCGGCAGCCGCTGCGCTCCTCATTTTCCTCGATCGTCCAGCCCGCCGTCACCGGCCATTCCTTCGCCGTCACCGGCTGCACGCCCGCCGCAAGCATCCATATTCCAGCCACCCAGCGCATGATCGGCCTCCTTGGTGCGATCCTATGCGCCCTTCCTGTAAAGTCAAAGCGACCGCACCGACGGCGCGCCCGCCCCCTTCCCCAGCATCAATTCCGTCATCGCCCACACCAGCGCGTCCGCCCGGTCCGGCGAGCGGCCCGGGCCCTGATAGCCGCCGCCCGCCACCAGTCCGGCAAGCTCGTCCTCCAGGTCCGGGAAGGCCCCGACGAACCTGGCGCGCCCTGTTTCGAACAAAGCCGCCACGGGCTCGGCGCGCGCCACCTTGCCGCGGCTGGCATGGACCAGCTTCACCGGCAGTCCGGTTTCGGCCGCCCGCAACACGCTCTCCACCATCTGCCCGCCATTATTGGCCTCCGCGATCACCCGGTCGGCGCCATGGCGCGCGGCGGCTCCCGCCACCGCCCGCGCCCAGCCTTCGGGGCGGGCGCCCTGCACCGAATGATCGCCGATGACATAAGCGGCATCGTCCATGCCCAGCCCTACCGCGACGATGCCGCACGCATCGCCCTCCGCGCTCGCCGGCGGATCGACGCCGATCACGACGCGGCGCCATTCGCCGGCGGGCTTGTCCCCCACCTTGCAGGCGTCGATCAGCGCGCGGGTCCACAATGCGCCCTCGACATCGTCGATCAATTCGCCGTCCAGTTCCTGCCGCCCCAGCCGGGTTCCCGCATAAGCACGCATCATCGCCTTGACGAAAGCCGGGGGCAGGTTCGCATTCTCCCCCGTTTTCCCCCGGTGCACGGCGACGCCCTCGCCGCCCGCGGCCAGTTCGCGGATCAGGCGCACGGGCCGGGGCGTTGTCGTGATGAGGGTGCGGGGCCGCTCCCCCAGCCGCAGGCCCAGCTGCAAATTGCTCCACGCCTGGTCGGGAAAGCGCCATTTCGCCAATTCGTCGCACCAGGCGAAATGATGCTCCGGCCCGCGCAATTTTTCCGGCGCACCGCCTGAATAGATGGCGGCCTCGGCGCCGGATGGAAAAACCAGCCGGCCGTTCGCGGATTCCCATCGCGGGCGCTCGCCGGTGCCGGCGACGGCCAGCACGCCGCTTTGCCCCTCGATCATCACCTTGCGCACATCCTCGGCGGTGCCGCCGACCAGGGCGATCCGCGCATCGCCATGGTCCCGCGCCAGCGCGCAGACCCATTCGGCCCCGGCCCGCGTCTTGCCGAACCCCCGGCCCGCCATCAACAGCCAGGTGCGCCATGTGCCCGGCGGTTCGATCTGCCCGTCATGCGCCCAGGCGGGCCAATGCTCGTTGAGCGTCCGCTTCTGCGGTTCGGTCAGCCGCGTGACGATCCAGCGATGATCGTCCTCTTCAGCATCGGTCAGGGCTTCGATAACCTCTTGGAGGCCGTCTCCGCCGCTCATTGGCCGTCCGCCTTGCGGGCGCGGCGGGCTTTCAGGATTTTGAGCTTGGCCAGGATCGCCTCGGTCAATTCCTCGTTGCTGGCCTTGCGCGGCTTCACCCCGGCGGCCCGCATCTTGCCCTGAATGGTGCCGAGCTGGTGCCGGAGGAGGTTGAGGGCCAGCGCGGTATCCATCGCCTGGATGTCGGGCGGCGGGGGCACGTCCTCCGCCTCCCCTTCTTCATCGTCATTCCGTTTGCCTTCAAGCGTCAGCGGCCCCTTCATCGCCCGTTCGACCAGCATGGTTTCCAGCTGGGCGTAACCCGCCATCATCGCCGCCTGCCATTGCTCGGCGAAATCGGGATCGCGGCGGCGGAGCGCGAACGCGCTGTTATCCGTCATCCCGGCCGCCTCCGCCGCCTTCGCCACGTTGCAAACCGCCGCCAGGTGATCGAGAAAGATCTTCCTTTTCTTGGGCGTCCAGCCGTCACGCCGCACCGATCGCACTTGCCGCAAGCGGCCCTTGCCGGGCGCGATCTTCACCACTTCGTCCGCCATCTCACACTCCATGCAAAAGGGCCGGTGCGATTTCTCGCCCGGCCCTTCCTTTTCATTGGCTACAATTCTTCAGCGTGCCTTGCTTGTGCCATATGAGCGTGACGATGTCAAGGTATTTTTACCGATTTGGTTCAGCAATGGGAATTGAACGGCGCCGCCTGATAAATCCACAAGGCGCTGTCCTGAGCGTTGGTACCTGAAATGGTGGCCGTCAGCCGGTTCACGTCCCGGCGGTATGTGATGCGCTGCGGGAAATCATGCGCCTTGTTCTCGAACGTCACTTCATTGGGCTTGGCATCGACCAGGGGAAAGGCCGTGGCGGGCGCGCCGCGCGGCTGGGCGAGGAAGACGAGGGTGCCGTTCCGCGATTCGATCCGCATTTGCTCCCAGCTGACGCTCTTCCTGCCAATCGTGATGCTGTGGCCCAGTTGAATGCCGCCCTTCGGTTTGCTCCACGTCTCGGTCACTTCGCGCTCACCGTCGCATTCCAGCCAATAGCCCGCGAGCCAGCTCAGATCCGGCTTTGCTGGCGGCGCTTGCGCGGCCATGCCAAGCGCCGCACTTGCGATGATGCCCGTCCAGATCATGCCTGCCTCCCCTTTGATCGGGGGGAGCTTATGTCACGCGGCGGCGGACGTCACGCCCACTGGCATCACGCCGTCACGCGCATTGGGCGAGCGACCTGTGGCCCTGCGCCAGGGTCCGGGTTTCGCTGATGCGCGCGCGCTCCATGTGCAGCGACGATAATTTGAGATGCGCCTCGCACGCCGTCAGCGAGGTGGCCTTCAGGCCCAGGTCCAGCTCCCGCAGGGCACGGGCGCGGTGATAGGCGGCGTCAGTTTGAAAATGCATGTCACCCCGCGATTTCTCCGGCAACTTTCGTCCGGTTCTCAGCTGGATAAGGCAAAATTCTTGCGGAGTCGCGAAGGAGAATTACCCACAGTTTTTCCAACTTGCCGGCCGATCAGGCGATGGCGCGATAGATGCCGTAAAGGCTGGTCGCGATCAGCACGATCCCCACCATGACGAGCAAGCCGCGTGCCGGGACGTGGCGGACGACCCGGGCCCCGAGCGGCGCGGCCAGCAGTCCTCCGGCCAGCAACCCGATCGTCGGCGCCCCGAGCGATCCGATGCCGAGGTTGAACAGGAAGGACAACGAAATGCTCAGCGTCAGAAAAAATTCGGCGGTGTTCACCGTACCCACGACCTTGCGCGGATGAGCGCCCTGGACGAGCAGGTTGGACGTCACGATCGGCCCCCAGCCGCCCCCGCCCGCCGCGTCGAGGAACCCGCCCGCGAGGCCCAGCGGCTCGACGATCTTGGGCGCGCGCTCGACATGGACATGGCGCAGGCTTCGCCACAGCAGATAAACGGCGACAAGGGCGAGATAGGCGAGGACGAAGGGCCGCGCGGTCTCGGCCGGGACGTTGGTCAGCACATAGGCGCCGAGCACGCCGCCGATCACGCCGGGAATGGCGATGCGTGCCAGCAGCTTCCAGTCGACGTTGCGGTGCAGGATGTGGCTGATCCCCGACGCGGCGGTGGTGAAGCATTCCGCGACATGGACGCGCGCCGACGCGATGGCCGGGGGCACGCCGATGCTGATCAGCAGCGTGCTCGAAATCAGTCCGAACGCCATGCCGAGCGCGCCGTCCACGATCTGCGCGGCGAAGCCGATGGCGATGAAGGGAAGGACGTCGGCCAGCGAGAAGCTGGAAAAATCGATCATGGCCACCCGGGTCTCAAAAACGTTCACGACTAGCGGCAAGGGCGGGGCGATCGCCCCGCCGGTCGCCGGAGGGTGGAGCGCTCAGGCCGCCATCACCTTTTCCAGAAACCCCTTTTCCTTCTCCACCCACGGCTTGAAGCTCGGGCGGGCGAGGATCGAGTCGATATAGCGCGTGAGCTTGGGATAGGTTTCCGGATCGACCGTCACTTTCAGGTGCCGAAGATTGGCGAAGGGGCTCGCGACCGCGATGTCGGCGAGCGTCAGCCGGTCCTCGACCAGGAAGCCGCTTTCCGGCATCACGCCTTCCAGATAAGCGAGCAACGGCGGCAATTCATCGCATTCCGCCGCATCCGCCACCGCGGCATCGCCTTCCCGCTTCAGGAAAACCGGCGCCACCACCCTGTTATAAAAAAGTTTTCCGCTGCAAGCCCCCAATATTGTATCCGCGAATTCATCGTACCAGATCGCCCGTGCCCGGGCTTTCGGTTCAATTGGGATCAGGTTCGGCTCGGGCTGCTTGGCTTCAAGATAGGTGATGATCGCGCTCGAATCCGAAATCGCGAAGTCGCCGTCGCAAAAGCCGGGCATTTTCTTGAATGGGCTGGCGCGCAGAAATTCCGGGTCTTCGGACCCAAGCCCAAGCGGTTTCACCTCAAGCTCGATCCCCTTCTCCGCCGCGAAGGCCAGCACCTTGCGCACGAACGGCGACATGGACGAACCATAAACGATCATCTGGCTTCCCCTTAACAGTTTCGATGTGAAACCTTATTGAATCCGCAGATATTGCGCAAGCGGGTTGGCGGAATCGGACACCATCTTGATGGTGAGCGCGACCGACATGAGGGCGAGCAACGGACGGATCACCCGCGCGCCGAACCGCATGGCGGTTGAGGCGCCGATCGTCGCGCCCACCATATTGGCGAGCGCCATTGCGAGACCCGTGATCCACAGCACATGCCCGCCAGCCGCTAGCACGGCCAGCGCGACGATATTGCTGGCAAAATTCAGCACTTTGGTATGCGCCGTCGCCCGAAGCAGGCCCAATCCCGCGAGCAATATGAAGGCGAGCATGTAGAAGGATCCGGCGCCCGGCCCGAAAAAGCCGTCGTAAAAACCGACGCTACCCGCCGCCACGCCGAAGCCGAACGCCCCCACCCGCCGCGTCCGGTCTTCGTCCGTCATCCTAGGCGACAGCAGGAAATGGCCCGCAATAATGATCAGCAGGCCGGGCAGGATCGCCGCCAGCACCGCCGGGTCGATGACTTGCACGGTAAGAGCGCCCGCGCCCGCCCCGGCCAGCGTGCAGAGGATCGGCACTCCCATCCGCCGGATATCGACATGCCCCGCCCGCGCGAAGCGGAAAGCGGCGGTCGCGGTGCCGAAGGTCGATTGGAGCTTGTTCGTGCCAAGCGCCGCGACCGGCGGCACGCCCGCCGTCAGCAAGGCCGGAAGGGTAATGAGCCCGCCCCCCCCCGCCATCGCATCGATGAAACCGGCCGCGCCCGCCGCGGCCACGAGCAGGAGAAAAGTATCGAAACCATATTCCATCATTCCGGCGAACCCTGCTCTTCAGGCCTCAATCCTCTTCCGGATTGTCATATTCGAACGGATTGCTGTCCTTGGGCTGGGTCGGAAGGACGTTCCTTGGAATGACCTTGTCGCTGTCCGCCGCGGACAGCAGCACGCTCGCCATGACCGCCGCCGCCTGGCGCAAATCCTGCGGCCTCAAATGATCGAACGTGTCGACCGCCGAATGGTGGACGGTCGAATCGTAATCGAGCGGATCCTGGATGAACTGAAAGGCCGGAAGGCCGATCGCCGCCATGCCGACATGGTCGGTCCCGCTCGTCGGCGCCGCGACCACGCTCGACGCGCCCAGGCTCGACAGCGGCCCGAACCAGTCCTTCAGCACCGGCACAGCCGCGAAATTTCCCTCGGCATAGACGCCGCGCAGCTTGCCGCCGCCATTGTCCATGTTGAAATAGGCGATCAGATCCTTGAAGCCCGGCAACGGCGTCACCGGATAATTGTACAGGGCGCCATAACGGCCCGCCGCCGCCATTTCGCCGACCGCGGCCGGACGCTTGGCGAGATGCCGGTCGATATAGGCCAAGGAACCGTGCAAGCCCTGCTCCTCTCCCGACCACAAGGCGAAGCGGATCGTCCGCTTCGGTTTCACGCCGAGGCTGGAGAGGATCCGCGCCGCCTCCATGACGACGGCGCTGCCCGCGGCATTGTCGGCGGCGCCGTCGGCCGCCACCCAGCTGTCGAGGTGCGCACCCGCCATGACATAGCCGGCCTTCGGATCGGTGCCGGGGATTTCCGCGAAGATATTATAGGCATTGGTGTCGCTGTCGTCGAAATGAACGTTGCTGTTCAGCTCCAGCGTCACCGGCCCCGTCTTGGCGAGCCGGGCGAGACGGCGATAATCCTCGGCCGCGATTTCGACGCCGGGGAGTGACGGGGTTTCGCCGACGCCATAGGCATAGCCCGTGCCATGGACGAGCCCGTCGTTGCGATAGGCCATGCGCGCCCAGGCGATCGCGCCTTCGGCTTTCAGGAAAGCGTCGAGCTTCATCGGAAAGGCCCGGCGCTTCACGCGGCGCTTCAGGCCGTCCTGATTGGTCGTCGGCTGCTCATAAGTGTCCATCGCGCTGATGTCGGACGATTCGTAGCGGCGAAAGGCGGCATCGGTCGCATCGGCCGGATCTTCCGGATAGCTGACAAGGACGATCTTCCCCTGCAACTTGCCGCGCCATTCGTCGAAATGATCCTCGTCGCTGATCGGCGCGACGATGACAGGCGCGCTGATCGTGCCGGTCGTCGCGGGCGTCCAGGCGACCGGAATCGAGCGGAGGAGGATCGGACGGGGCGCGATCATCTTGGCGCTCGCGCTTTCGATCCACCAGCCGCGGCCGAAATCGAAGGGTTCGGCATGAACGTTCTTCAGGCCCCATGCGCGGAACTTGTCCTGCGTCCACTTCTCGGCGGCGCGCATGGCTGGCGAATTGGTGAGGCGGCCGCCGATCCGGTCCGTCAGATAAGCGGTGTTTTCCACCACTTCGCCATGGTTCATCGCCTGGTCGACGATCTTGTTGAGCATCGACGTGTCCGCCGCAGTGGCGGAAACGGAGACGGTGGCAAGCAGCATCGCTGCGGTCAGCATACGCATTGTTTGGAAAGCCCTCCCTGGATTCGAAGGGAAGGCCTATCGCCGTTTTGACGGGGGAACAATCACCGCACGGTAGGCGGCTCGATCAAGGGCGCTGGACCGACCCCATCCTGCTCGCGATCTCGATGCGTTTGCCAAGCCAGGACACCAGTTCGTCGAACGACAGCATGGCGTCGAATGCAATGCCGATCATCCCATCTTCGCTCCACCGGATCTCGCCACGGACCGGCGGAAGGTGCTCGACAGTCACGACCGCGACCTTGCCGATCGCCTTTTCGCACCGGAGCGCGACCTTCATGCCCCCGACCGAAATGTCGCGAACCTCGACCTGATGGTAGATGCCGTCGATACGGACGGTGGCGGAGCAGCGCATTTCCATGCGGGGCGGCCGGGGCCGGAAGCCGATACGGGGCTTCTCGACCGCGAAAATGGTGCGGATATCGACATTCTCGTCGAACCGGATGCCGATATTATGATCGCGAATCCACGCCACGGCGCCTGGAATGCGCCGGCCGGAATCCAGCTCTACGGTGACGGCCTCGTCGGCATCGGGAAGCGTGCTGACTTCCGCCATCAGGCCTCCGGCCGAAATATTGCGGATGCGGCAGGCGATGTCGCTGCCCTTACGCTCGATCCGCGCAATCGGCAGCATGGCCAGGATGCGCGGGTCCGCCCGCCGTTCGTCCGGGCGCGGAATCTGCGTCGTCAACGACACGAGAGCGGCCCCGAACGCCGCCAGATCGTCGGCCTCCCGCCGCCCCCGCCCTTTCCATATCCACTGAATCAGCTTCATGAGTCGGATGCTAAGGCACCGCATCTTAATTTTGCGTAGCCATGCGAAGATTTTTTGGTACCTTTTCAAGGCAATCGATAATGTTCCGCCAGCCTGTCGAGGGCCAGCGAGAGCACCAGCTTTCCGGCACGCGCGGGCCAGCCGAGCGCTTGTTCGGCATCACGCATCCCTTCACCCGCGCAAACCACCCGCCACAATATGTCCGACAGGCCCGGCCCGGCTATGGCGACCGCCGTTTCGAAACGGCGTTTGGCATCGATTTGCGAAGCGAGAGGATCGTTCGGTTCCGGAGCGCCGCGGGCCACGCGGCTATTGGGCGGAGCGTCCCAGCGCATCGTGACCGATGGCGCCAATCGAGCGCGCTCCCAATCCGTGCGGAGCCGCTCCCCGGCATCGAATTGCCGTTCTGAAATCAGGCCCCGCACTTTCAGCCAGCCGAGCGGAGATTCCAAAGCGTTGACGGTAACCCTGCGCGCAGGGCGTTCCGATTTTCCCCGCGCGCATCCGT containing:
- a CDS encoding phage major capsid protein, giving the protein MLEVKADPLEASFDAIERQDEDVAALREEVAALRGRVDAAAVAGARAPLSGVKSAAFDGYVRKGVETGLEVKAVSGATDAAGGYAVPEEIDAAIEKTLTAISPIRAIANVVKVGSAGYRKLVTTGGTPSGWVSGTAGRPETNTPDFAEVAPPFGELYANPAASQAMLDDAAFDVEAWLASEIATEFARAEGAAFVAGNGTNRPRGFLASPNSAQADGVRPFGTLQFITTGVAGGFAASNPQDKLIDLVQALRSPYRQGAVFVMNSATAARIRKFKTSDGAFLWQPGLVAGQPDTLLGYPVAEAEDMPDVAADSLSIAFGNFKAGYLIAERAETQILRDPFTNKPFVHFYATKRVGGAVVNSEAIKLLKFSA
- a CDS encoding sulfite exporter TauE/SafE family protein, producing MIDFSSFSLADVLPFIAIGFAAQIVDGALGMAFGLISSTLLISIGVPPAIASARVHVAECFTTAASGISHILHRNVDWKLLARIAIPGVIGGVLGAYVLTNVPAETARPFVLAYLALVAVYLLWRSLRHVHVERAPKIVEPLGLAGGFLDAAGGGGWGPIVTSNLLVQGAHPRKVVGTVNTAEFFLTLSISLSFLFNLGIGSLGAPTIGLLAGGLLAAPLGARVVRHVPARGLLVMVGIVLIATSLYGIYRAIA
- a CDS encoding DUF6456 domain-containing protein; this translates as MAEAALQKRLLVERAVPRDGCARGKSERPARRVTVNALESPLGWLKVRGLISERQFDAGERLRTDWERARLAPSVTMRWDAPPNSRVARGAPEPNDPLASQIDAKRRFETAVAIAGPGLSDILWRVVCAGEGMRDAEQALGWPARAGKLVLSLALDRLAEHYRLP
- a CDS encoding DUF6127 family protein, whose protein sequence is MESGSASMLARLMAQAEAKGVELVTLRALVEEASQAGAERALGAIGLNEPGARRDMDELRELLQAWRDAKKSARAAFVGWAVRIGLMLLVLGMAVKMGVKDLLP
- a CDS encoding phage portal protein; this encodes MKWWGRKAVRDAGRPFLLGAWQDRSEAGWPRSYEGQVREAVLANPVAQRALRLVAEGVSGAPIFEAESGQAAGSGRATALTKTGALLETVAAHLLLHGNAFIQVIQDAGGEPAELFALRPERVSVETDAGGWPVAYLYKAGAARTRFAARDGLGRPSILHLKAVHPLDDHYGLGCLGAAAGAVAIHNAATRWNKALLDNAARPSGALVYAPGDGAALSGDQYRRLREEMEAAFQGAGNAGRPMLLEGGLKWQAMSLTPADMDFVGLKAAAAREIALAFGVPPMLLGLPGDATYANYREANRALWRLTLLPMLDKILGGISAGLSAWWPGVKLDVDLDLVTALAEDRERLWAQVSGADFLTRDEKREMLGFSPLPAGEGQG
- a CDS encoding DNA-packaging protein; the protein is MSGGDGLQEVIEALTDAEEDDHRWIVTRLTEPQKRTLNEHWPAWAHDGQIEPPGTWRTWLLMAGRGFGKTRAGAEWVCALARDHGDARIALVGGTAEDVRKVMIEGQSGVLAVAGTGERPRWESANGRLVFPSGAEAAIYSGGAPEKLRGPEHHFAWCDELAKWRFPDQAWSNLQLGLRLGERPRTLITTTPRPVRLIRELAAGGEGVAVHRGKTGENANLPPAFVKAMMRAYAGTRLGRQELDGELIDDVEGALWTRALIDACKVGDKPAGEWRRVVIGVDPPASAEGDACGIVAVGLGMDDAAYVIGDHSVQGARPEGWARAVAGAAARHGADRVIAEANNGGQMVESVLRAAETGLPVKLVHASRGKVARAEPVAALFETGRARFVGAFPDLEDELAGLVAGGGYQGPGRSPDRADALVWAMTELMLGKGAGAPSVRSL
- a CDS encoding TSUP family transporter, with amino-acid sequence MMEYGFDTFLLLVAAAGAAGFIDAMAGGGGLITLPALLTAGVPPVAALGTNKLQSTFGTATAAFRFARAGHVDIRRMGVPILCTLAGAGAGALTVQVIDPAVLAAILPGLLIIIAGHFLLSPRMTDEDRTRRVGAFGFGVAAGSVGFYDGFFGPGAGSFYMLAFILLAGLGLLRATAHTKVLNFASNIVALAVLAAGGHVLWITGLAMALANMVGATIGASTAMRFGARVIRPLLALMSVALTIKMVSDSANPLAQYLRIQ
- a CDS encoding PilZ domain-containing protein, giving the protein MKLIQWIWKGRGRREADDLAAFGAALVSLTTQIPRPDERRADPRILAMLPIARIERKGSDIACRIRNISAGGLMAEVSTLPDADEAVTVELDSGRRIPGAVAWIRDHNIGIRFDENVDIRTIFAVEKPRIGFRPRPPRMEMRCSATVRIDGIYHQVEVRDISVGGMKVALRCEKAIGKVAVVTVEHLPPVRGEIRWSEDGMIGIAFDAMLSFDELVSWLGKRIEIASRMGSVQRP
- a CDS encoding HK97 family phage prohead protease; translated protein: MRPLSPTPLPQRGEGLRFAGYAAVFDRVDRGGDVVRAGAFARALKRGGEVPLLWQHQAGRPIGRIELLAEDGRGLRVIGRVADGEAARLLGAGAVRGLSFGYRVRAASGAEPRELTDLDLVEVSLVTFPMQPKARVHAVEG
- a CDS encoding M20/M25/M40 family metallo-hydrolase gives rise to the protein MRMLTAAMLLATVSVSATAADTSMLNKIVDQAMNHGEVVENTAYLTDRIGGRLTNSPAMRAAEKWTQDKFRAWGLKNVHAEPFDFGRGWWIESASAKMIAPRPILLRSIPVAWTPATTGTISAPVIVAPISDEDHFDEWRGKLQGKIVLVSYPEDPADATDAAFRRYESSDISAMDTYEQPTTNQDGLKRRVKRRAFPMKLDAFLKAEGAIAWARMAYRNDGLVHGTGYAYGVGETPSLPGVEIAAEDYRRLARLAKTGPVTLELNSNVHFDDSDTNAYNIFAEIPGTDPKAGYVMAGAHLDSWVAADGAADNAAGSAVVMEAARILSSLGVKPKRTIRFALWSGEEQGLHGSLAYIDRHLAKRPAAVGEMAAAGRYGALYNYPVTPLPGFKDLIAYFNMDNGGGKLRGVYAEGNFAAVPVLKDWFGPLSSLGASSVVAAPTSGTDHVGMAAIGLPAFQFIQDPLDYDSTVHHSAVDTFDHLRPQDLRQAAAVMASVLLSAADSDKVIPRNVLPTQPKDSNPFEYDNPEED
- a CDS encoding glutathione S-transferase family protein, with amino-acid sequence MIVYGSSMSPFVRKVLAFAAEKGIELEVKPLGLGSEDPEFLRASPFKKMPGFCDGDFAISDSSAIITYLEAKQPEPNLIPIEPKARARAIWYDEFADTILGACSGKLFYNRVVAPVFLKREGDAAVADAAECDELPPLLAYLEGVMPESGFLVEDRLTLADIAVASPFANLRHLKVTVDPETYPKLTRYIDSILARPSFKPWVEKEKGFLEKVMAA
- a CDS encoding DUF6265 family protein, yielding MIWTGIIASAALGMAAQAPPAKPDLSWLAGYWLECDGEREVTETWSKPKGGIQLGHSITIGRKSVSWEQMRIESRNGTLVFLAQPRGAPATAFPLVDAKPNEVTFENKAHDFPQRITYRRDVNRLTATISGTNAQDSALWIYQAAPFNSHC